DNA from Verrucomicrobiia bacterium:
CTCGAAAGGCAGCGGCTGCCCGCCGATTTCGGCGGCCAACACGCGCGCCTTCTCGAGTGAGCGATTGACCACGAGCACGCGGTTGGCGCCTTTCTTGGCCAGGTGCCGGACGCACGCCTCGCCCATTTTGCCCGCCCCCACAATCATCACCGTCTTGGCGGAGAAGTCGTGATCGAAAATGCGCTCGGCCAGTTCCACCGCCACGCTGCCGACCGAGGTGGCGCCGCGGCCGATGGCCGTGCCGGAGCGGATTTCCTTGGCCACCTGGAAGGCTGTCTGGAAGAGGCGATTGGTGATGCGGCCCGTCAATTTTGCCTCCTGCGCGGCAAGATACGCCTGCTTCACCTGGCCGGTGATTTCCGTTTCGCCCAGCACCATCGAGTCCAGCCCGCTCACCACGGCGAACAGGTGTTTGACCGCTTCCGCCCCCTCCTTCACATACAACGACCCGCCCACGTCGTTGCCGTCCCGCGCCAGCAGACGGAACAAGGCGGCCCCGTCGGGCCACGCGGCGTCCGTGACCGCGTAAATCTCGACGCGGTTGCAGGTGGAAACGAGCACCACTTCGCGCAGACCGCCGTTGATCTTGAGCCGGCAGGCGCTGCACCGCACCCGCGCCGGCGGCACCGCCACCTGCTCCCGCACATCGACACTGGCCGTCTTGTAACTCAACCCGGCAACAAAAAACTTCATGTTGAACTCTCTGGTTACGAGGGTGATAAAAGGTTGAAATCCCGGCGGACGGACCCTGTTCCGCACCGCTTGATGCAAACGTTCCGCCGCCGGCCGCCAATTTCCGTGCCGGCTCCCAATCCGTTCCGTTTGCGTGCTGTCATCACGGTGGCACTCTAAGTCAACGCGCCGGGGCGGCTTGTCCGGGCTTGCCAAAGACTCATCCTTTTTTGCCCGACCCGGCCATGGATTGGTGAGCCGTCGCTATTGGCCGGATGCCGGCGCATCTTTGGCGGGCATCGTCGTGCTGGCTGGCGACCCGGGTTTGACACCGTCCGCGGCCGGCTCCGTGGCCAGCGGATGTTCGTCCTCCATCCAATGCTCCGACACGCGGCCGTCCCAGCACGCGAGGTTCACGGGATAAATGTCCGGATCGAACATCACGTGGTAGAAGTGCCAGACGAGAATGGCGAGGCACGCGAGGATCGCCTCGTAATAATGAATCGTGGTTGCCACGTCGATGACCCAGCGCGGGAGGAATTGCGTGACTTCCATCTTGAACCAGATGGCGAGCCCGGTGACGCCCATGATGATCGTGCCCCACACAACGGCCCAATACTCCAGCTTCTCCGCGTAGCCAAAGCGTTTGAACCGCGCCTTCTCCGGGCGGGTGCCCGTGAGATAACGCGCGTTCGCCACAACGTCCCGTGCGTCCTTCGCCTCCGGCAGGAAATCCCGCAGCAGCCGCCGGCCGTCCCGGGTGAACAGCAGGTAGCTGACGTGATAGAGCCCCAGCCCGAGCATGATCACGCCCGCCACGCGGTGCGTCCAGCGGCGGAAATCCTCATGCGCTCCGAGCAGCCGCGCCAGCCACGAATCGGGGAACTTCAAGGCAAAGCCCGTCACGGCCAGCACGATGAAACTCGTGAGCAGGATGAAATGCTGCCAGCGTTGCTGGCGGTTCATGCGCTGCACCGTGCGGCGTTCCGCCCGGTGCAGCCGGATCCATTTGCGCAGGAACAGCAGCCCATTGT
Protein-coding regions in this window:
- the hemA gene encoding glutamyl-tRNA reductase, whose translation is MKFFVAGLSYKTASVDVREQVAVPPARVRCSACRLKINGGLREVVLVSTCNRVEIYAVTDAAWPDGAALFRLLARDGNDVGGSLYVKEGAEAVKHLFAVVSGLDSMVLGETEITGQVKQAYLAAQEAKLTGRITNRLFQTAFQVAKEIRSGTAIGRGATSVGSVAVELAERIFDHDFSAKTVMIVGAGKMGEACVRHLAKKGANRVLVVNRSLEKARVLAAEIGGQPLPFEQLLPALVEADIVVSSTGARRVILERPAVAAAMRARHGRPLFLIDIAVPRDIDADVQQVPGVYLYNIDHLQAIVQEHVRNREHELGLCRTIIATRAAEILARLNAVPPAAGRAVAEPAAALGAVACFG